The Pimelobacter simplex genomic sequence CCTCCGGGTTGGAGTGGGCCTTAGACAAGCCACATCCCATTCGGAGGTTCTCGTTCGTTCAACCAGGCTCGCCGCTACCAACGTCCTGGCCGGGTACACCTAGGGCGTGTCTCCCAAGTCCGCGCCGTCGCGAGCGGTGTTTGCGGCCGATCTGGCAAGGCGGAGGGCCGAAGGCGGGCCGGAGGCCCGTCGAGTGCCCGACAACGCCGCCAGATCGAGTCGCAAACACCGCGCAGCAGGTGCGGACTTGGGAGACACGCCCTAGTCCCCGCTGTGCACGACCTCGAGCGGCACCGTTGAACCCACGCTGACCCAGATCTCCTCGATCCAGGCGGTGACCACCTCGACGATCGCCTCCGCCGGGTCGAACCCCGTCCCGCCGCCGTCGGGCTCCGGCACCGCGGGCTCGAGACCGTCCTCGGTGTGCACGACGCCGAACAGGTGGCGCACGTCGTCGATCGGCTTGTTGAGCACGAAAAGGTCGGGCCCCTCGAACCGCGCCCAGACGTCGAACGTGCCCTCGCCGTCCTGGTCGGGGAAGACGTCGACGACGATCCCCTGCACCCGGGCGGCGTCCGGGCCGGCGGCCACCTCGGCCACCCGGCGCAGCCGGGCGGTGACGTCGGCCGCGCGGGTATCGAGGATCCGGCGGAGGGCGGGGAGGTAGGCGTCGCGGTCCACGGCGCCACCCTAGGGAAGCGGTGGCAGACTCCCCCCATGAGGCTCAGCGCACGCAACCAGATCCGCGGCACCGTCACGCACGTCGAGGTCGGCGCCGTCACCACCACCGTCAAGGTCCAGCTCGGCGGGGGCGACACGGTCACCTCGTCGATCACCCGCGAGGCGGCCGAGGAGCTCGGCATCGCGGTCGGCTCCGAGGTCACCATCGTGGTCAAGGCGAGCGACGTCCTGCTCGCCGTCGACTGAGCGGGGCTACGCCCCCGTGCAGTAGCGGTCGGCCACGTCGAGCGCCCGGTCCAGGATCGCGATCCCGGCCCGCGCCTCGTCGTCGCTGATCGTGCACGGCGGGACGACGTGGGTGCGGTTGAAGTGGACGAACGGCCACAGGCCTTCGGCCTTGCACGCCGCGGCGAGCTCGGCCATCGGGGCGGCCGCCGGACCGGAGGCGTTGAACGGCACGAGCGGCTCGCGCGTCGTACGGTCGCGGACGAGCTCGAGCGCCCAGAAGGCGCCGAGGCCGCGCACCTCACCCACGCTCGGGTGCCGCTCGGCCAGGGCCCGCAGCTCGGGGCCGAGCACCTCGTCGCCGAGGCGCCGGGCGTTCTCGACGACCTTCTCCTCGCGCATCACGTTGATGCTGGCCACCGCCGACGCGCAGGCCAGCGGGTGACCGGAGTAGGTGAGGCCGCCGGGGAACGGGCGGTCGGCGAAGGTCGCCGCGATCTCCGCGGAGATGACGACGCCGCCGAGCGGCACGTAGCCGGAGTTGACGCCCTTGGCGAAGGTGATCAGGTCGGGCGTGACACCCCAGCGGTCGACGGCGAACCACTCGCCGCAGCGGGCGAACCCGGCCATCACCTCGTCGGCGACCAGCACGATGCCGTACTCGTCGCACAGGGCGCGGACGCCGGCCAGGTAGCCCTCGGGCGGGACCAGGATGCCGTTGGTGCCGACGACGGTCTCGAGGATGATCGCCGCGATCGTCTGGGGCCCCTCGACCGCGACCAGGTCGCGCAGGTGGCTCAGCGCGCGCTCGCACTCCTCGGCCTCGGTGGTGGCGTGGAACGCCGAGCGGTAGAGGTAGGGACCCCAGTAGCGCACGACGCCGGACATGCCCGGCTCGGAGGCCCAGCGGCG encodes the following:
- a CDS encoding DUF6389 family protein, which codes for MDRDAYLPALRRILDTRAADVTARLRRVAEVAAGPDAARVQGIVVDVFPDQDGEGTFDVWARFEGPDLFVLNKPIDDVRHLFGVVHTEDGLEPAVPEPDGGGTGFDPAEAIVEVVTAWIEEIWVSVGSTVPLEVVHSGD
- a CDS encoding TOBE domain-containing protein, whose protein sequence is MRLSARNQIRGTVTHVEVGAVTTTVKVQLGGGDTVTSSITREAAEELGIAVGSEVTIVVKASDVLLAVD
- a CDS encoding aspartate aminotransferase family protein, which gives rise to MELDYDAATIRRLDKDHVFHSWSAQAQISPLPIAGAEGSYFWDADGTRYLDFSSQLVNVNIGHQHPAIVAAIQEQAGRLSTLAPGFANDVRAEAARLIAEVAPGDLDKVFFTNGGAEANENAIRMARLHTGRHKVLAAYRSYHGATAGAIALTGDPRRWASEPGMSGVVRYWGPYLYRSAFHATTEAEECERALSHLRDLVAVEGPQTIAAIILETVVGTNGILVPPEGYLAGVRALCDEYGIVLVADEVMAGFARCGEWFAVDRWGVTPDLITFAKGVNSGYVPLGGVVISAEIAATFADRPFPGGLTYSGHPLACASAVASINVMREEKVVENARRLGDEVLGPELRALAERHPSVGEVRGLGAFWALELVRDRTTREPLVPFNASGPAAAPMAELAAACKAEGLWPFVHFNRTHVVPPCTISDDEARAGIAILDRALDVADRYCTGA